The following coding sequences lie in one Miscanthus floridulus cultivar M001 chromosome 9, ASM1932011v1, whole genome shotgun sequence genomic window:
- the LOC136481852 gene encoding adenine/guanine permease AZG2-like: MATATSKATGPWSRLSAAEAAVNRAVAGSCVGTYFKLDARKSSFTKELRAGAATFLTMAYIISVNAAVLTDSGGPCTARDCTPVVATANNSTATTPPGPECTVVRANPGYEQCLARTKSDLIVATAVAAMAGSFAMGVFANLPLALAPGMGANAYFAYNMVGFHGSGPIGYRTALAVVMLEGVVFFALSAVGLRSRLARMIPRNIRLASAVGIGLFLAFTGLQAHQGVGLVGASPSTLVTLTACSDVDPATGACLSGTMRSPTFWLGAVGFLITATCLARDVKGSMIYGIVFVTVVSWIRGTAVTVFPDTAAGNAGFDYFKKVVDFHMIRTTAGRVSFAGFRHGNAWLALLTLLYVDVLDTTGTMYSMAEYGGFVVDGAGAGGGSFEGEYRAFLVDAGSTVLSAGLGSSTVTTYLESTAGIREGGRTGLTAITVAALFLASLFFGPLLMSVPPWAVGPSLVLVGAMMMRVARDIEWGDMKEGVPAFVTMALMPLSFSIANGIIAGLGVYVALHWYDWARHGYAKVSNALDERRNQVAAAAGGEVGPATAQDVV; the protein is encoded by the coding sequence ATGGCGACGGCGACGTCCAAGGCGACGGGGCCATGGAGCAGGCTCTCGGCGGCCGAGGCCGCCGTGAACCGCGCCGTGGCCGGGAGCTGCGTGGGGACCTACTTCAAGCTGGACGCGCGCAAGAGCTCCTTCACCAAGGAGCTCCGCGCGGGTGCCGCCACGTTCCTCACCATGGCCTACATTATCTCCGTCAACGCCGCCGTCCTCACCGACTCCGGCGGGCCGTGCACGGCGCGGGACTGCACCCCCGTCGTGGCCACCGCCAACAACTCGACCGCCACCACGCCACCTGGGCCGGAGTGCACGGTCGTCAGGGCGAACCCGGGGTACGAGCAGTGCCTGGCGCGCACCAAGAGCGACCTGATCgtggcgacggcggtggccgccatggcggGCTCCTTCGCCATGGGCGTCTTCGCCAACCTGCCGCTGGCGCTGGCGCCCGGGATGGGCGCCAACGCCTACTTCGCCTACAACATGGTGGGGTTCCACGGCTCCGGCCCCATCGGCTACCGCACGGCGCTGGCGGTCGTGATGCTGGAGGGCGTCGTCTTCTTCGCGCTCTCCGCCGTGGGGCTCCGGTCCAGGCTGGCGCGGATGATCCCGCGGAACATCCGCCTGGCCTCGGCGGTGGGGATCGGCCTGTTCCTGGCCTTCACGGGCCTGCAGGCGCACCAGGGGGTCGGGCTCGTCGGCGCCAGCCCCTCGACGCTGGTCACGCTCACGGCCTGCTCCGACGTGGACCCGGCCACGGGCGCCTGCCTCAGCGGCACCATGCGGTCTCCGACGTTCTGGCTCGGCGCCGTCGGCTTCCTCATCACGGCCACCTGCCTGGCCAGGGACGTGAAAGGGAGCATGATCTACGGCATCGTCTTCGTCACCGTGGTGTCCTGGATCAGGGGCACCGCCGTGACGGTGTTCCCGGACACGGCCGCGGGCAATGCCGGCTTCGACTACTTCAAGAAGGTGGTGGACTTCCACATGATCCGCACCACCGCGGGGCGGGTCAGCTTCGCCGGCTTCCGGCACGGCAACGCCTGGCTCGCCCTGCTCACGCTCCTCTACGTGGACGTCCTGGACACGACGGGGACAATGTACTCCATGGCCGAGTACGGCGGGTTCGTCGtggacggcgccggcgccggcggcgggtcGTTCGAGGGCGAGTACCGCGCGTTCCTGGTGGACGCCGGGTCGACGGTGCTCAGCGCAGGGCTGGGGAGCTCCACGGTGACCACCTACCTCGAGTCCACGGCGGGGATCCGGGAAGGCGGCCGGACGGGGCTCACCGCCATCACCGTGGCCGCGTTGTTCCTGGCGTCGCTCTTCTTCGGCCCGCTGCTCATGAGCGTGCCGCCCTGGGCCGTGGGACCGTCGCTGGTGCTCGTGGGAGCCATGATGATGCGCGTCGCCAGGGACATCGAGTGGGGCGACATGAAGGAGGGCGTCCCGGCGTTCGTCACCATGGCGCTCATGCCGCTCTCCTTCTCCATCGCCAATGGCATCATCGCCGGGCTCGGCGTCTACGTCGCGCTGCACTGGTACGACTGGGCGAGACACGGGTACGCCAAGGTGAGCAACGCGCTGGACGAGCGGCGGAACCAGGTGGCCGCCGCCGCGGGCGGCGAAGTCGGCCCGGCGACGGCGCAGGACGTCGTCTGA